A part of Nesterenkonia lutea genomic DNA contains:
- a CDS encoding alpha/beta fold hydrolase, which translates to MGTTERIEVAGRRLNVWRAGERGPVVVLVHGIPTNHLLWHDVVLGLHDRAQIMAVDMLGYGWSDPPQGRRVDIAAQASYVLGLLDVLGIDEAVVVGHDLGGGVAQLLATTSGDRIRGIGIVDGVTFDGWPVPVFAVMKALWPLVGAMPAPLLTAGLDRVLRSLFVHKDRAALYAPWFTAPWGRPGASALLTRHLRALNPGLTQAITPFLPRLSMPVEVVWGRQDSEMKPKYGERLLDAIPSAHLTWVDAHHFVPADTPVPVIEAILRLLERVGTDPRD; encoded by the coding sequence GTGGGGACGACCGAACGCATCGAGGTCGCTGGGCGGAGGCTGAATGTGTGGCGCGCCGGGGAACGGGGCCCTGTCGTGGTGTTGGTGCACGGCATACCCACCAACCATCTGCTCTGGCACGACGTCGTGCTCGGACTGCACGATCGGGCCCAGATCATGGCGGTCGACATGCTCGGCTACGGCTGGTCCGACCCACCCCAGGGGCGGCGCGTGGACATAGCCGCACAAGCGTCATATGTGCTCGGCCTGCTCGACGTGCTCGGCATCGATGAGGCTGTCGTGGTGGGGCACGACCTCGGCGGCGGCGTCGCGCAGCTGTTGGCCACCACGAGCGGGGACCGCATACGCGGGATCGGCATCGTGGACGGCGTGACCTTCGACGGATGGCCGGTTCCAGTATTTGCCGTGATGAAGGCCCTGTGGCCGCTGGTCGGGGCCATGCCTGCACCGCTGCTCACCGCCGGTCTGGACCGGGTGCTGCGCAGCCTCTTCGTGCACAAGGATCGAGCTGCTCTCTACGCGCCGTGGTTCACCGCTCCCTGGGGCCGACCTGGGGCATCCGCACTTCTGACCCGTCACCTGCGCGCCCTGAACCCGGGCCTGACCCAGGCCATCACCCCGTTTCTGCCGCGCTTGTCGATGCCCGTCGAGGTGGTGTGGGGACGTCAGGACTCCGAAATGAAGCCGAAGTACGGCGAAAGGCTCCTGGACGCGATTCCCTCGGCGCATCTGACGTGGGTCGACGCGCACCACTTCGTTCCCGCCGATACGCCGGTCCCGGTGATCGAGGCGATCTTGCGGCTGTTGGAACGCGTCGGGACGGACCCCAGAGATTGA
- a CDS encoding stress protein, producing MADQNNPGQFGNRNDTEQQASKGGQESTGSFGEKNAADPSQEGQKGGQESTGSFGDSNSADPSQEGQKGGQESTGSFGDSNSADPSQAGQKGAQAQSTEDKAKGGRNS from the coding sequence ATGGCTGATCAGAACAACCCAGGACAGTTCGGCAACCGTAACGACACCGAGCAGCAGGCCAGCAAGGGCGGCCAGGAAAGCACCGGCAGCTTCGGTGAGAAGAACGCCGCTGACCCCAGCCAGGAGGGCCAGAAGGGGGGTCAGGAGAGCACCGGCAGCTTTGGTGACTCCAACTCGGCTGATCCGAGCCAGGAGGGCCAGAAGGGCGGTCAGGAGAGCACCGGCAGCTTCGGTGACTCCAACTCGGCTGACCCCAGCCAGGCAGGGCAGAAGGGTGCCCAGGCCCAGTCCACTGAGGACAAGGCCAAGGGCGGCCGCAACAGCTGA
- a CDS encoding molybdopterin oxidoreductase family protein, giving the protein MAARDRIAEPWGTRTPYAAGESWPVRVDTHLDEGLAPEDVDRWVQTASILHSNGDGLDVAVKDGRIAGVRGRAADRVNHGRLGVKDLYGWQANGSADRLTRPLIRQDGELVETDWDTAMERIVSRTRELQQEQGASAIGFYTTGQLFAEEYYTLGLVAHGGLGTNHVDGNTRLCTATAAAALKESFACDGQPGSYTDIDHADVIVLYGHNMAETQSVLWMRVLDRLAGPNPPQVICVDPRPTEVARYASVHLAPRPGTNVALMNGLLHEIIAHGWVDQDYLDAHTVGYAELQKRVEEYTPEHVGQICDVPAEQIREAASIIGGADRLLSTVLQGFYQSNQATAAAVQVNNVHLVRGMLGKPGCGLLQMNGQPTAQNTRECGGDGDLPGFRNWSNDAHVEDLARVWNVETSRIPHYSPPTHVMQMMRYVEDGSIRMLWVSGTNPAVSLPELGRIRSILEQDRLFLVVQDIFMSETAQLADVVLPAATWGEKTGTFTNVDRTVHLSEKAVEPPGEAKPDLDIFLDYARRLDLRDKDGEPLVTWHDPESAFEAWKECTRGRPCDYTGISYDKLRGGSGIQWPCNEENPEGTERLYEDGRFWSDPQYCESYGKDLVTGAPLEPAEYKAMNPDAKAVIKAASYLPPHEVTSEEFPLQLITGRTLYHFHTRTKTARAPQLQKAAPTVWVELSSVDAAAQGIDEGDLAEVATPRGTVQAHARVTGIRPGVVFLPFHYGYWDASDGHDPDQTGRAANELTITDWDAASKQPIFKTAAARVTRLEAGDGPSSAPTNTASAPVSDIDRHTAGDQTARADEDLEHSVTGGQR; this is encoded by the coding sequence GTGGCAGCCAGAGACCGGATTGCAGAGCCGTGGGGAACACGGACCCCGTATGCAGCTGGAGAGTCCTGGCCCGTGCGAGTGGACACCCATCTCGATGAAGGGCTGGCACCGGAAGACGTGGACAGATGGGTGCAGACCGCTTCGATCCTGCATTCCAACGGTGACGGTCTGGACGTCGCAGTCAAGGACGGTCGGATCGCCGGGGTGAGGGGCCGGGCGGCCGACCGTGTGAACCACGGAAGGCTAGGGGTCAAGGACCTCTACGGGTGGCAGGCCAACGGCTCCGCTGACCGATTGACCAGGCCTCTCATCCGTCAGGACGGAGAACTGGTGGAGACTGACTGGGATACCGCGATGGAGCGGATCGTGTCCCGCACCCGAGAGCTGCAACAGGAGCAGGGTGCCAGCGCCATCGGCTTCTACACCACAGGTCAGCTGTTCGCGGAGGAGTATTACACGCTCGGGCTGGTCGCCCACGGGGGCCTGGGCACCAATCATGTGGACGGAAACACGCGTCTGTGCACCGCCACAGCAGCGGCCGCGCTGAAGGAGAGTTTCGCCTGTGACGGCCAGCCGGGATCCTATACGGACATCGACCATGCTGACGTCATCGTGCTCTACGGCCACAACATGGCCGAAACCCAATCGGTCCTGTGGATGAGGGTCCTGGACCGCCTTGCCGGCCCGAACCCGCCGCAGGTGATCTGTGTGGATCCGCGGCCCACCGAGGTCGCCCGGTACGCGAGCGTGCATCTGGCTCCGCGACCGGGGACGAACGTGGCGCTGATGAACGGTCTGCTCCACGAGATCATCGCCCACGGCTGGGTGGACCAGGACTACCTGGACGCGCACACGGTCGGCTATGCGGAGCTGCAGAAGAGGGTCGAGGAGTACACGCCAGAACATGTGGGGCAGATCTGCGATGTCCCGGCAGAACAGATCCGCGAGGCCGCGAGCATCATCGGAGGCGCGGACCGTCTGCTCTCGACCGTGCTCCAGGGGTTCTACCAGTCGAACCAGGCCACCGCCGCTGCAGTGCAGGTCAACAACGTGCACCTCGTGCGGGGAATGCTCGGCAAGCCCGGGTGCGGGCTGCTGCAGATGAACGGCCAGCCCACAGCCCAGAACACCAGAGAATGCGGAGGCGACGGCGACCTCCCAGGCTTCCGCAACTGGTCCAACGATGCTCATGTGGAGGACCTTGCTCGGGTGTGGAACGTGGAGACCTCGAGGATCCCCCACTACTCACCGCCGACCCACGTGATGCAGATGATGCGCTACGTGGAGGACGGCTCCATCCGCATGCTCTGGGTCAGCGGCACGAACCCTGCCGTCTCGCTGCCCGAACTGGGACGGATCCGATCCATCCTGGAGCAGGACCGACTGTTCCTGGTGGTCCAGGACATCTTCATGAGCGAGACAGCTCAGCTGGCCGATGTCGTCCTGCCCGCAGCGACATGGGGGGAGAAGACGGGAACCTTCACCAACGTCGACCGGACCGTGCACCTGTCAGAGAAGGCGGTGGAACCCCCGGGGGAGGCCAAGCCGGACCTGGACATCTTCCTCGACTATGCACGGCGACTGGATCTGCGGGACAAGGACGGAGAGCCGCTGGTGACATGGCACGATCCCGAATCGGCGTTCGAGGCCTGGAAGGAGTGCACCCGGGGCAGGCCGTGCGATTACACGGGAATCAGCTATGACAAGCTCCGCGGCGGTTCGGGCATCCAATGGCCCTGCAACGAGGAGAACCCCGAGGGGACGGAGCGTCTCTATGAGGATGGCCGGTTCTGGTCTGATCCGCAGTACTGCGAGAGCTACGGCAAGGACCTGGTGACCGGGGCCCCGCTGGAGCCCGCTGAGTACAAGGCGATGAATCCAGACGCGAAGGCGGTCATCAAGGCTGCCAGCTATCTGCCGCCCCACGAGGTGACAAGTGAGGAGTTCCCACTGCAGCTCATCACCGGGCGCACGCTCTATCACTTCCACACCCGCACCAAGACGGCGCGCGCACCCCAGCTGCAGAAGGCCGCCCCCACCGTGTGGGTGGAGCTCTCCTCCGTCGACGCCGCCGCCCAAGGCATCGACGAAGGCGACCTGGCGGAGGTGGCGACTCCGCGCGGCACCGTGCAGGCCCACGCCCGGGTGACCGGGATCCGCCCGGGTGTCGTGTTCCTGCCGTTCCACTACGGCTACTGGGACGCCTCGGACGGCCACGATCCAGACCAGACCGGTCGGGCGGCCAACGAACTGACCATCACCGACTGGGATGCGGCTTCGAAGCAGCCGATCTTCAAGACGGCGGCTGCCCGCGTCACTCGCCTGGAAGCAGGGGACGGCCCTTCGTCGGCCCCGACGAACACCGCGTCTGCTCCGGTCAGCGACATCGACAGGCACACTGCCGGTGATCAGACCGCCCGGGCGGATGAAGATCTTGAACACAGCGTCACAGGAGGGCAGCGATGA
- a CDS encoding cation:proton antiporter — MDVNLVLALFAGAIVVLSVFSTLFQRISLPGPLLALAFGVLIGPYAVDLIRIDDFGVPSGTLLEQAARATLAVGLTGVALRLPHGYWRRNIRWIAVIIGLGMIAMLAVATGILSVGLGTPFLMALLIAAIITPTDPVVTTPVVTGSMAEEKIPERVRYNLSAESGINDGLGYLFVMLPVLLMTSPSTAWQELLTKVLLWEILGAAAFGAVIGYLLGKLFVLAKDKNLMEESSYLGFVVPFGLFVLGAGKLLGTDAVLAVFIAAAVFGQVIPQRDESQEDKVDDAVNRFFLLPVFMLVGIALPISEWGQLGWAAPAVIIAAVLGRRLITVWALRPLFRNIHDRPETFFLSWFAPVGVSALFYATLAERHTGNPDIFAYATLAITASVLIHGLSSAPLSAWLKHRQPAQEQGSS, encoded by the coding sequence ATGGATGTGAACCTTGTACTGGCTCTGTTCGCTGGAGCCATCGTCGTGCTCTCGGTGTTCTCCACCCTGTTTCAGCGAATCAGCCTGCCCGGCCCGCTGCTAGCCCTGGCGTTCGGTGTGCTGATCGGGCCCTACGCGGTAGACCTGATCCGGATAGATGATTTTGGGGTCCCCTCCGGCACCCTCTTGGAACAGGCTGCCCGTGCCACGCTGGCGGTCGGTCTGACCGGCGTGGCCCTGCGACTGCCCCACGGGTATTGGAGGCGCAACATCCGATGGATCGCGGTGATCATCGGCCTGGGCATGATTGCGATGCTGGCCGTGGCCACCGGGATCCTCTCCGTGGGACTGGGCACCCCCTTCTTGATGGCGCTGCTGATCGCCGCGATCATCACTCCCACCGACCCGGTGGTCACCACTCCGGTGGTGACCGGGTCCATGGCCGAAGAGAAGATCCCCGAGCGAGTGCGGTACAACCTCTCAGCAGAGAGCGGGATCAACGACGGCCTGGGGTACCTGTTCGTGATGCTGCCGGTGCTGCTGATGACCAGCCCGTCAACGGCGTGGCAGGAGCTGCTGACCAAGGTCCTGCTCTGGGAGATCCTCGGCGCCGCAGCGTTCGGCGCAGTGATCGGGTACCTGCTGGGCAAGCTCTTCGTGCTGGCCAAGGACAAGAACCTCATGGAGGAGAGCTCCTACCTCGGGTTCGTGGTCCCCTTCGGACTGTTCGTGCTCGGCGCTGGAAAACTCCTGGGCACCGACGCCGTGCTCGCAGTGTTCATCGCCGCAGCCGTCTTCGGCCAAGTGATCCCCCAGCGAGACGAATCCCAGGAGGACAAGGTCGACGACGCAGTCAACCGGTTCTTCCTGCTGCCGGTCTTCATGCTCGTGGGGATCGCGCTGCCGATCTCCGAGTGGGGCCAGCTCGGGTGGGCTGCACCTGCTGTGATCATCGCGGCCGTTTTGGGGCGTCGGCTCATCACGGTCTGGGCGCTGCGCCCGTTGTTCCGCAACATCCATGACCGTCCCGAGACCTTCTTCCTGAGCTGGTTCGCTCCTGTCGGGGTCTCGGCATTGTTCTACGCCACCCTGGCCGAGCGACACACAGGAAATCCGGACATCTTCGCCTACGCCACTCTGGCCATCACCGCGTCGGTGCTGATCCATGGACTGTCATCCGCCCCGCTGAGCGCCTGGCTCAAGCACCGGCAGCCCGCACAGGAACAAGGGTCGTCATAG
- a CDS encoding HPP family protein, translating into MQKRRSSRSQLRPGLYAGTLSLVVLAAAGTVALILHQPWLFPSLGPTVMLFFESPSQKASRPSNSLVGHGVGLLAGIAMLYLFGLQDEPSAAAAGLTWMHLFSGALSVALTTLVLTLAKTPHPPAGATTLIVSLGILTGPAAWVSMAGAIVLITLLGWGLNRIFGVRPARHADQSSTD; encoded by the coding sequence ATGCAGAAACGTCGAAGCTCACGCAGTCAGCTCCGCCCCGGCCTCTACGCAGGGACGCTGAGTCTGGTCGTGCTGGCTGCTGCAGGGACGGTGGCGCTGATCCTGCACCAGCCGTGGCTGTTTCCCAGCCTGGGCCCGACCGTGATGCTGTTCTTCGAGTCACCCAGCCAGAAGGCGTCCCGGCCGAGCAACTCCCTCGTGGGCCACGGTGTAGGTCTGCTGGCAGGTATAGCCATGCTGTACCTCTTCGGACTCCAGGACGAACCTTCGGCAGCGGCGGCAGGACTGACCTGGATGCACCTGTTCTCCGGGGCGCTCTCGGTGGCACTGACCACACTGGTGCTCACCCTGGCGAAGACCCCCCATCCCCCGGCGGGGGCCACCACACTGATCGTCAGCCTGGGGATCCTGACGGGGCCCGCCGCCTGGGTCTCGATGGCAGGGGCGATCGTGTTGATCACGCTGCTGGGGTGGGGACTGAACCGGATCTTCGGCGTGCGGCCCGCCCGTCACGCTGATCAGAGCTCAACAGACTGA
- a CDS encoding CBS domain-containing protein — protein sequence MNTLIRDLLRPVGHSVCETQSVDAAFRSLNITQADEVVVRDLFDRPLGFVTREDIERFKDARPRDWARKCCAQLVDRMPSLLNPEDPLESAVEYYRDYGIRPLVISSQSEAVGVLHPTDVFQWCAQHDANLVEELAHRALPA from the coding sequence ATGAATACTCTCATCCGCGATCTCCTGAGGCCCGTTGGCCACTCTGTCTGTGAGACCCAGTCAGTCGATGCGGCATTTCGATCTCTGAACATCACGCAGGCAGACGAAGTCGTGGTCCGTGACCTCTTTGACCGGCCGTTGGGCTTCGTTACTCGTGAGGACATCGAGAGGTTCAAGGACGCACGTCCACGGGACTGGGCACGCAAGTGTTGCGCCCAGCTCGTCGACCGCATGCCCTCGCTGCTGAACCCAGAAGACCCACTCGAGTCGGCCGTCGAGTATTACAGGGACTACGGGATCCGGCCCCTGGTGATCTCTTCCCAGAGCGAGGCAGTGGGAGTCTTGCACCCCACCGATGTCTTTCAGTGGTGCGCGCAGCACGACGCCAACCTGGTCGAGGAGCTGGCCCACAGAGCGTTACCCGCATGA
- a CDS encoding phospholipase D-like domain-containing protein: MKPPDLLPRKSPRRVLLRAAPKVAGAALMVPAVAAVSAVAVDLVKRRGRKHRRAPRPGTFHAQVEESQLSIYTDGASLYQDMIEAIDGAQDSVFMEAYIWKNDEVGQRFVDAFNAAADRGVAVYITYDGFANLVVPGSFYRQLTDNIEVYRLPAIIRKAWKGPLRYTAVNHSKVLVVDNKTSFVGGYNIGSLFAREWRDTHLREIGPTAGGLRQTIARKWNEDRPLEEQIPWAPPSSWDPTVQVAANLPMDLVYPIRNMYLKAIERAQHHVLISTPYFIPDQQILGALQRAAERGVDVQVMLPKNSNHVLGDWVSRGFYGQLLDSGISILLYTSSMMHSKTATIDGEWSTIGTANIDRLSLSFNYESNVEIIHQGFAAEMEKVFRSDAAHCEVVDPRQWRDRNPLARATEFALIPFRPLL; this comes from the coding sequence ATGAAGCCTCCTGATCTGCTTCCCCGCAAGAGTCCTAGACGGGTTCTGCTCCGTGCCGCCCCTAAGGTCGCGGGGGCGGCACTCATGGTCCCCGCCGTCGCGGCCGTCTCCGCGGTGGCCGTGGACCTGGTAAAACGCAGAGGGCGCAAGCACCGGCGGGCGCCCCGGCCGGGCACCTTCCACGCCCAGGTCGAAGAATCGCAGCTGAGCATCTACACCGATGGTGCCTCTCTGTACCAAGACATGATCGAAGCTATCGACGGCGCTCAGGATTCGGTCTTCATGGAGGCCTACATCTGGAAGAACGACGAGGTGGGCCAGCGGTTCGTCGACGCGTTCAACGCCGCCGCCGACCGCGGCGTCGCCGTCTACATCACCTATGACGGTTTCGCGAACCTCGTGGTGCCAGGCTCCTTCTACCGTCAGCTCACTGACAACATAGAGGTGTACCGGCTGCCTGCGATCATCCGGAAGGCCTGGAAGGGACCGCTGCGCTACACCGCGGTCAACCATTCCAAAGTGCTGGTAGTCGACAACAAGACCAGTTTCGTGGGCGGCTACAACATCGGCTCGCTCTTCGCCCGCGAATGGCGCGACACCCACCTGCGCGAGATCGGACCCACTGCCGGCGGACTGCGTCAGACCATCGCACGGAAGTGGAATGAGGATCGACCCCTTGAGGAGCAGATCCCCTGGGCGCCTCCGAGCAGTTGGGACCCGACCGTGCAGGTGGCCGCCAACCTGCCGATGGATCTGGTCTACCCGATCCGCAACATGTATCTGAAGGCGATCGAGCGCGCACAGCATCACGTGCTGATCTCCACGCCCTACTTCATCCCTGATCAGCAGATCCTGGGTGCGCTGCAGCGGGCGGCGGAGCGTGGAGTCGACGTGCAGGTGATGCTGCCCAAGAACTCGAATCATGTGCTGGGCGACTGGGTCTCGCGGGGGTTCTACGGACAGTTGCTCGACTCGGGCATCTCGATCCTGCTCTACACCAGCTCGATGATGCACTCCAAGACGGCCACGATCGACGGCGAGTGGTCCACCATCGGCACGGCCAACATCGACCGGCTCTCCCTCTCCTTCAACTACGAATCCAATGTAGAGATCATCCACCAGGGATTCGCCGCCGAGATGGAGAAGGTCTTCCGCAGCGACGCCGCTCATTGTGAAGTCGTGGACCCACGACAATGGCGGGATCGCAACCCGCTGGCGCGAGCCACCGAATTCGCCCTCATTCCGTTTCGACCCCTGCTGTAG
- a CDS encoding hemerythrin domain-containing protein: MGAALRWSRQLKEIVMSDTTQADRDVVDVLTEDHNDMLRLLRQIEGTPDAEKRRDLADTLIAEVMRHSVAEEMIVYPTIEEHVPNGKDEVEHDKKEHDELVDLMKRMEDVEASDPVFMELVGQLEKLLDHHASDEEDDQFPKLRTHVPRDALIKMGKKVENAKKIAPTRPHPNAPHSELFHKSVGPGVGMVDRLRDKLTGRDG, from the coding sequence ATGGGCGCTGCTCTTCGCTGGTCACGCCAACTGAAGGAGATTGTCATGTCCGACACTACCCAGGCAGACAGAGACGTCGTCGACGTTCTCACTGAGGACCACAATGACATGTTGCGTCTGCTCCGGCAGATTGAGGGAACGCCCGACGCGGAGAAGCGCCGAGACCTCGCGGATACACTCATCGCCGAGGTGATGCGGCACTCCGTGGCTGAAGAGATGATCGTCTACCCGACCATCGAGGAGCATGTGCCGAACGGCAAGGATGAAGTCGAGCACGACAAGAAGGAACATGACGAGCTGGTCGACCTCATGAAGCGCATGGAAGACGTCGAGGCGTCAGATCCCGTCTTCATGGAATTGGTCGGGCAACTGGAGAAGCTGCTCGATCACCACGCCAGTGACGAAGAGGATGACCAGTTCCCCAAACTGCGGACCCACGTCCCGCGTGACGCGCTTATCAAAATGGGCAAGAAGGTGGAGAACGCGAAGAAGATTGCTCCCACCCGACCCCACCCGAACGCCCCACATTCCGAGCTGTTCCACAAGAGCGTCGGACCCGGCGTGGGCATGGTCGACCGATTGAGGGACAAGCTCACCGGCCGCGACGGCTGA
- a CDS encoding IS481 family transposase → MNHNSRLTPHGRFLLVQRVADGQPAAHVAKELGISRTAAYRWLRRYREEGPTGLVDRSSRPRRSPGATTPQRVQQVLHARQHHREGPADLSVRTGVPARTISRIIARAGWPRLWELDPITGARIRAGRATERRYEHASPGDLLHVDVKKIGRIPDGGGWRADPGQTREVHNTGRQRVGFDYIHVAVDDHSRLAYAEALPDETGQTCADFLARAAVFMAAHGAPVKRVMTDNAMAYTRSRAFQSVLGRLGAKHLRTKPRHPWQNGKAERFNRTLQEGWAYRCRYTSTADRTAALGPWLDFYNHLRRHSALGGHPPITRCQQARG, encoded by the coding sequence CTGAACCACAACTCCCGGCTGACCCCGCATGGCCGATTTCTGCTGGTCCAACGTGTCGCTGATGGCCAGCCAGCAGCCCACGTCGCGAAGGAACTCGGCATCTCGCGCACTGCGGCCTACCGATGGCTGCGCCGCTACCGCGAAGAGGGCCCCACCGGCCTGGTCGACCGGTCTTCTCGACCACGACGCAGCCCCGGCGCCACCACACCGCAGAGGGTTCAGCAGGTGCTCCACGCACGCCAGCACCACCGGGAAGGCCCCGCAGACCTCTCCGTGCGCACAGGGGTACCGGCCCGCACGATCTCGCGAATCATCGCCCGCGCCGGGTGGCCCCGGCTCTGGGAGCTGGACCCGATCACCGGCGCCAGGATCCGAGCAGGTCGAGCCACCGAACGCCGCTACGAACATGCCAGCCCTGGGGATCTGCTGCATGTGGATGTGAAGAAGATCGGACGCATCCCCGACGGTGGCGGATGGCGAGCAGACCCAGGCCAGACGCGCGAAGTCCACAACACCGGGCGACAGCGGGTGGGTTTCGACTACATCCACGTGGCCGTCGATGATCACTCCCGGCTCGCCTACGCCGAGGCGCTGCCCGATGAGACAGGGCAGACCTGTGCCGACTTCCTGGCCCGGGCGGCGGTGTTCATGGCCGCTCACGGGGCCCCGGTGAAACGAGTGATGACCGATAACGCGATGGCCTATACCCGGTCCCGAGCATTCCAGTCAGTGCTGGGGCGGCTCGGAGCGAAGCATCTGCGGACCAAGCCGAGGCATCCGTGGCAGAACGGAAAGGCGGAGCGGTTCAACCGGACCTTGCAGGAGGGGTGGGCCTATCGGTGCCGCTACACCTCGACAGCTGATCGGACGGCGGCTCTGGGGCCGTGGTTAGACTTCTATAACCACCTGCGCCGACACAGCGCCCTCGGAGGTCATCCGCCCATCACTCGCTGTCAACAAGCTCGTGGCTGA
- a CDS encoding metallophosphoesterase: MNASSAEEQTPRRRRRRRDRFRSWFLGLGAVLTVLGLLAGVYGVVVEPRVILEEKRIEARLPGLGPDWDGAEVIVFSDLQVGMWWDNTAMIERAVEQTVNAEPEAVLLAGDFVYGSDADVRERVADVARLLEPLTGAGIPVYAVMGNHDYAVGAVETLTGAFEDQGIEVLANEATEIPAPDSRSGPGLHVVGIGPSSVGEADPLQALELVPEEAPRLVLMHNPTTFPHLPAHSAPMTVAGHTHCGQIALPGSPEWSYLGLTKEEEIVADGFAPAGYGEAGNELFVTCGIGFSVLPVRINAPPQLVTIELRPA; encoded by the coding sequence ATGAACGCTTCATCAGCAGAGGAACAGACTCCTCGTCGTCGGAGGCGCCGCCGTGATCGGTTTCGTTCCTGGTTCCTCGGTCTGGGCGCGGTGCTGACAGTGCTGGGTCTGCTCGCAGGGGTTTACGGCGTCGTCGTTGAGCCGCGGGTGATCCTGGAGGAGAAACGGATCGAGGCGCGCCTGCCTGGACTGGGTCCGGACTGGGACGGTGCGGAGGTGATCGTGTTCTCGGATCTGCAGGTCGGAATGTGGTGGGACAACACGGCCATGATCGAACGCGCCGTGGAGCAGACAGTGAACGCCGAGCCGGAGGCTGTGCTCCTGGCTGGAGACTTCGTCTATGGAAGTGATGCGGATGTCCGGGAAAGGGTGGCTGATGTCGCCCGTCTGCTGGAGCCGCTGACCGGGGCGGGGATCCCGGTGTACGCGGTGATGGGCAATCACGACTACGCCGTCGGGGCCGTGGAGACGCTCACCGGGGCATTTGAGGATCAGGGCATCGAGGTCCTGGCCAACGAAGCGACCGAGATTCCCGCACCAGACTCCCGGAGCGGACCCGGGCTCCATGTGGTCGGGATCGGACCCTCCTCCGTGGGTGAGGCAGACCCTTTGCAGGCCCTGGAGCTGGTTCCCGAGGAGGCTCCGCGTCTGGTGCTGATGCACAACCCGACCACGTTCCCCCACCTGCCTGCCCACAGCGCCCCGATGACAGTGGCCGGGCACACCCATTGTGGGCAGATCGCTCTGCCCGGAAGCCCGGAATGGTCCTATCTGGGACTCACCAAGGAAGAAGAGATCGTGGCTGACGGGTTCGCCCCGGCAGGCTACGGCGAAGCTGGCAACGAGCTGTTCGTCACCTGCGGGATCGGCTTCAGCGTGCTGCCTGTGCGGATCAACGCCCCACCCCAGCTGGTCACCATTGAGCTGCGCCCGGCCTGA
- a CDS encoding manganese catalase family protein codes for MFYHKKALQYRATPEKPDAVYARKLQEVIGGQYGEITVAMQYSFQAWNSHIPGKYRDLLFSTAAEEFGHVEMLATMVAQLLEKAPQGITDEAVQNDPTVAAVVGGMDVQDGIVAGAGARPVDSNGNPWNAGYVTASGNLLADFTSNINAEMQGRTQVARLYHQTDDPGVRDLLSFLLARDTHHQNQWLAAARELQEQGIEELPVPSNFPIKQEHREYSYQAINFSDGASMAEGPWASGPSPDGLGEFTYVETPMDGVPIPPPTHPDARFYGTTELPNKVEKTAGAVQDKLNKE; via the coding sequence ATGTTCTACCACAAGAAGGCCCTGCAGTATCGAGCTACACCGGAGAAGCCCGACGCGGTCTACGCGCGCAAGCTCCAGGAGGTCATCGGCGGTCAGTACGGTGAGATCACCGTGGCCATGCAGTACAGCTTCCAGGCCTGGAACTCGCACATCCCCGGCAAGTACCGTGACCTGCTCTTCTCCACTGCGGCCGAGGAGTTCGGTCACGTGGAGATGCTCGCGACCATGGTGGCCCAGCTGCTGGAAAAGGCCCCGCAGGGGATCACCGATGAGGCCGTCCAGAACGACCCGACGGTGGCGGCGGTGGTCGGTGGCATGGACGTCCAGGACGGGATCGTCGCCGGTGCCGGAGCGCGTCCGGTCGACAGCAACGGGAACCCGTGGAACGCGGGCTATGTGACCGCCAGCGGCAACCTGTTGGCTGACTTCACCTCGAACATCAATGCGGAGATGCAGGGCCGGACCCAGGTGGCTCGGCTGTATCACCAGACAGATGATCCCGGGGTGCGGGATCTGCTGTCCTTCCTGCTCGCCCGGGACACCCATCACCAGAATCAGTGGCTGGCGGCGGCACGGGAGCTGCAGGAGCAGGGCATCGAGGAGCTGCCGGTGCCGAGCAACTTCCCGATCAAGCAGGAACACCGCGAGTATTCCTACCAGGCGATCAACTTCTCCGATGGTGCGTCCATGGCAGAGGGTCCGTGGGCTTCGGGGCCGAGTCCTGATGGTCTGGGGGAGTTCACCTACGTAGAGACGCCGATGGACGGCGTGCCGATCCCGCCTCCGACCCACCCTGATGCCCGGTTCTATGGCACCACCGAGTTGCCGAACAAGGTCGAGAAGACCGCCGGAGCAGTGCAGGACAAACTCAACAAAGAATGA